The Besnoitia besnoiti strain Bb-Ger1 chromosome Unknown contig00014, whole genome shotgun sequence genome contains a region encoding:
- a CDS encoding uncharacterized protein (encoded by transcript BESB_026210) gives MREATVRSMGRQELIETCSRLQRSCKDLQCSLAELHDEDARLRAEKSDLQRQVSDARLLLESLHRDDGVVGNFFKDIGIHQVSDFIQQVRTQTPEAAAAAAAAAAAAAVAFGSSASALMKETQKHPFAGPRRNPAGPVEQAKRGGDLDTVALRNRENRGASGTLPGVLGGNEEGHAQGRKDANDGSGSVQKAAEAAKEIARAMTEAATEAWHRSSSTRLAGLAADAEPRTNGRAETPSETPQGRDQEEADGEHARQDPFSDELVMKAVGQQAGSSIRALLQRKQTEERLQRRIAQWLDDASSLSIEEAPRPSGAFPPVASLASGLPSAHASVHASAASREGVLSTSDALPADPRSATAAAPPTHLLGPPESHAEDAASGSAVPLTATGDAAPTPPVAFSAEEERQRARQLCDAKLLAVQVEKALGMADIGRFAPQYPPAAGFSSAIAEADTYAFLKFSDVSAPSAQDGGRHAEVRRPAKKERNRDAWAGFVDGSNLDDLCARVLGAGKDSEDEESPPRREGFRPDDAEETPEKPAKPEGDTADDQAARDAVREAHTEAKANESQDYSSSSFGAPPDPAGALELPPCARGRGPSGKPALPETPRDEREPSQPEPARKSSLVGGQEEIVSAAVQKPSHGRAADEAPRTGSAPYGLRGAFSPVEGGSSAVAAATEAGCWAEPPAGALAPASSADEAQMETTRRMETKGVASLACEEPPPPAPTGVRALPSAQASPAELDRKAPTPPTPSQWSQPSFASDAPMAVTCKLLPDGAIFLSWQFGPGLCALLAAAPPGTCRQFEVQVTVLDLTAQFEAATLRKSASASASSPLSAGLQLPMRKTRASTWLLESLERGREYHLTLIARCMELTLATGLEEDYGEPVAGVTVHFYLQPEGLKHLRIRPVSLSTLALPFPTAARRQAAPPPVDSNPPPSLSSLYREGEQDFYGADAAEQRQSSLSSSNDKSWPCLPSGSSPTPGAALTGAAPAQPAEESHKGSRRSAEAQRGREYAQLETVLSSESLCAATQEAPDFVAAASRSMHATNERDAACRDAEVFVRDALKRPNEGSLVVAPSRPAPSALEGPCWRQCPSGDFRFIPSPTRGGDGEPQQASDAAGLPDGRPTATGRQTGLPPSLSLTARPLNCNPEGTTPVHGALTSGAAAGVPPHITVSGLQAPFAAQHQAPGRSSAAYAGHPGEARLADPSGLQGRPAPQQSLVSSHMAPVAPGRPLGMPLEQERRDSLAVSQFSVGTGGGALPAHGTPPSAHWSARNAASPPPPPPPPPSPAGVSSLGAPPYALPCGGAGPGSRRPSLASSCADAFPQAPPPSGGSFEAASAPRGLVPRPTLPASPCPALGVGFDGAEGRLRLHAAPSLSEVAASVKNFAMNSAAWALVRDVAHAGQVALGNAVEASGLSGAVDQVGCVARGRRGERRKSDGRQRQMSLGCVVDTRRPDAADDGLLAAGAGLNRAQSEERSSFLHRPDRSPCEPEAAVTCERARTFTAAEDARPSAPHAASQDKAQMRGTTTTSPSGAERKKQWIERRQQLWAAPASAKALAVQARDREAPSSIARALQKEDADTVSTTHAPSSPPRRPEVRQSPSLVLAPREAHSARPRASLSHVGPSQGASFRSLGDANQLRSLSLAATPASRATAGRDVRTEIRMKREETTGGAAVQKTPTDTALEALERLKALREQEEEIVKMLNEQREKQAARHRRQAEIEGLLKQEETNNMPLGHATHALDTLGATGIKAPGRQVGATLGVRGEARGRTEGASSGSAGTRVNDAYVALPQLPRQATDSGSAMRARVADAIPVSHPKPETHSSAGVRTQDVSTRMSCTQGTMQTSLTAAVASPAPAPPRGHVPSPCPAGVIRSGSFWCAAAGSPTPALAATPLHALRLTCTDSTPAAYGGLATTSAEKKDQMVTHASEAQAFSSVEGTYGVFSSLTHHGESGSRHFATRGEGQHADSRQATLALRTSTLRQDGHLAAGVSSRASVAMPHATVHAPRTTPTPWAGMLARSGGATQSFPQQLWAPQLGTPLPRMPPRRISQAPGRASQLLAGSCQAGLVGDPSSACGATGANRQGAPLPPSLPPFAAAADPSALARASLLATQPAPRSQAPAAVTAKSTAAAAPAGRPETAGAGPCGAVRPPSVAPARCVKGQEDAHAQAGDASSSSRMLTSLRSAAAALSPTRGAQVASQARHASLEQADRRGGGRPQVPPPMRAGTTDAAAATRPASAGALVSGVSPVGLGSAHAVQQMHPVASSHARAILLGASLGGGPEAAPMGGSWLAGAGPGAAVAAAGAVPPLSRAAALSSSLSFRAPALAAGLSPPLAGAGQRERASRGASWEPDACASEGEKENRARQEQKEATRLVAPALYQSGCPLYKPAASLNHGAHVLAQGAGKAPLYQPASLVTLGLCEDAAAGTKGAEAKGVSASPANQRLERQITFY, from the exons ATGCGGGAGGCTACTGTGCGGTCAATGGGCCGCCAGGAGCTGATTGAGACTTGCTCCAGACTTCAAAGAAGCTGCAAAG ACCTGCAGTGCTCCCTCGCAGAGCTTCACGATGAGGACGCCCGCCTGCGAGCAGAAAAGAGCGACCTCCAGCGCCAGGTTTCTGACGCCCGCTTGCTCCTTGA AAGCCTCCACCGCGACGATGGCGTCGTCGGCAACTTTTTCAAAGA CATCGGCATTCACCAGGTCTCGGATTTCATCCAGCAGGtccgcacgcagacgcctgaggcagcggcggcggcagcggcagcagcggcggcagcagccgtgGCGTTTGGTTCCTCTGCGAGCGCGCTGATGAAGGAAACGCAGAAGCACCCGTTTGCTGGACCGAGGCGCAACCCCGCGGGCCCTGTGGAGCAAGCAAAGAGAGGGGGCGACTTGGACACCGTCGCCCTCAGAAACCGGGAGaaccgcggcgcgagcgggacTCTTCCAGGGGTGCTCGGCGGGAACGAGGAAGGGCATGCTCAAGGGAGGAAGGACGCGAACGACGGGTCGGGGAGCGTtcagaaggccgcggaggcggccaaAGAAATTGCGCGGGCCATGaccgaggcggcgacagaaGCCTGGCACCGCAGCAGTAGCACGAGGCTCGCAGGCCTTGCTGCGGACGCAGAGCCGAGGACGAACGGCAGAGCGGAGACCCCATctgagacgccgcagggaaGAGACCAAGAGGAGGCAGATGGCGAACACGCGCGCCAGGACCCCTTCTCCGATGAGCTGGTCATGAAGGCTGTCGGGCAGCAGGCCGGCAGCAGTATACGGGCGCTTCTTCAGAGGAAGCAAACGGAAGAGAGGCTTCAGAGACGG ATTGCACAGTGGCTGGACGACGCGAGCAGCCTCTCGATCGAGGAGGCCCCTCGGCCGTCTGGAGCGTTCCCGCCCGTCGCCAGTCTCGCTTCTGGTTTGCCGTCAGCACACGCGTCTGTGCACGCATCTGCGGCTTCTCGGGAGGGAGTGCTTTCAACGAGTGACGCACTTCCAGCTGATCCCcgcagcgcgacggccgccgcgcctccgacACACCTCCTGGGACCCCCTGAGAGccacgcggaggacgcagccAGCGGCTCGGCAGTTCCCCTCACAGCGActggagacgcggcgcccacgccgcctgTGGCTTTCTCTGCCGAAGAGGAGCGCCAGCGGGCTCGACAGCTCTGCGACGCCAAGCTCCTCGCGGTGCAAGTCGAGAAGGCTCTAGGCATGGCAGATATcggccgcttcgccccgcagtacccgcccgccgcgggcttcTCGTCTGCGATAGCGGAAGCAGACACCTACGCGTTCCTTAAGTTTTCGGATGTATCGGCGCCAAGCGCCCAagacggcggccgccacgcggaAGTCAGGCGGCCCgcaaagaaagagagaaaccGAGATGCCTGGGCGGGGTTCGTTGACGGCTCCAATCTCGATGACTTGTGCGCCCGCGTTCTCGGCGCTGGCAAAGAttcagaggacgaggaatcccctccgcgccgagaGGGCTTTCGGCCGGatgacgcagaggagacccCTGAGAAACCGGCGAAGCCAGAAGGAGACACAGCGGACGACCAGGCCGCCCGCGATGCGGTTCGCGAAGCACACACAGAGGCCAAGGCAAATGAGAGTCAGGATtattcttcttcctcttttgGAGCTCCTCCAgaccccgcgggcgcgctggaACTCCCGCCGTGcgccagagggcgaggcccaTCTGGGAAGCCCGCGCTGCCCGAGACCCCTCGCGATGAGCGCGAGCCCTCACAGCCTGAGCCAGCGCGGAAGTCCAGCCTCGTTGGCGGCCAAGAGGAAatcgtctccgcggctgtTCAGAAGCCTTCGCACGGACGCGCGGCCGACGAAGCTCCGCGGACAGGCTCTGCTCCCTACGGACTGCGTGGAGCGTTCTCGCCCGTGGAAGGAGGGTCcagcgccgtcgcagcgGCCACCGAGGCCGGCTGCTGGGCGGAAccgccggcgggcgcacTTGCACCGGCATCCTCTGCGGACGAGGCACAAATGGAAACAACCCGGCGGATGGAGACGAAGGGTGTGGCGTCACTGGCGTGTGAAGAGCCCCCTCCCCCAGCCCCGACTGGAGTCCGCGCCTTGCcgtccgcgcaggcgtctcctgcggAACTCGATCGCAAGGCGCCAACGCCTCCGACGCCTTCTCAATGGTCGCAGCCCTCTTTCGCTTCGGACGCTCCCATGGCTGTGACATGCAAGCTGTTGCCCGACGGCGCGATCTTCCTCTCGTGGCAATTCGGCCCCGGACTCTGCGCTCtcttggctgcggcgccgccgggcaCCTGCCGGCAGTTCGAGGTGCAGGTCACGGTTCTCGATCTGACGGCCCAGTttgaggcggcgacgctgcgcaaGAGtgcgtcggcctctgcgtcttcgccgctctctgctggcctgcagctgccgaTGCGGAAAACCCGAGCCTCCACGTGGCTGCTGGAGTCCCTCGAAAGAGGGCGCGAATACCACCTGACACTCATCGCGCGCTGCATGGAGTTGACGCTCGCGACGGGCCTCGAGGAAGACTACGGCGAGCCCGTCGCTGGGGTGACTGTCCACTTTTATCTGCAACCCGAGGGACTCAAACATCTCCGCATACGACCTGTCAGCCTCTCGACTCTTGCGTTGCCCTTCCccaccgccgcgcggagacaagcTGCCCCGCCGCCGGTGGACAGCAACCCCCCCCCatccctctcttctctctacCGCGAAGGAGAGCAGGACTTCTatggcgccgacgccgcagagcagCGCCAGTCTTCTCTTTCGTCCTCTAACGACAAAAGCTGGCCTTGCCTTCCTTCGGGATCTTCGCCGACCCCGGGAGCCGCCCTCACGGGGGCCGCCCccgcgcagcctgcagaAGAGAGCCACAAGGgctcgaggcgaagcgcagaagcacagagaggacgcgaatACGCTCAACTGGAGACAGTGCTCTCGTCAGAGTCGCTGTGCGCGGCCACTCAAGAGGCCCCTGACTTCGTAGCGGCTGCCTCCAGGAGCATGCATGCCACCaacgagcgagacgcagctTGTCGGGACGCTGAAGTTTTTGTGAGGGACGCCCTGAAACGACCAAACGAGGGCAGCCTGGTCGTCGCGCCTTCACGcccggcgccgtcggctcTGGAGGGGCCGTGCTGGCGTCAGTGCCCATCAGGGGACTTCCGCTTCATTCCCTCTCCGACACgagggggcgacggcgagccgcagcaggcgagcgatGCAGCGGGGCTCCCCGACGGGCGCCCCACAGCCACAGGCCGACAGACTGGGCTCcccccgtctctctctctcacagCGCGCCCTCTCAACTGCAACCCTGAAGGCACCACGCCAGTGCACGGGGCGCTCACTTCCGGTGCAGCAGCGGGGGTTCCCCCCCACATCACGGTCTCCGGCCTTCAAGCGCCCTTCGCTGCTCAGCATCAGGCCCCCGGCCGGTCCTCGGCGGCGTATGCTGGACAtccaggcgaggcgcgcctcgcggatcCCAGCGGCCTCCAGGGTCGCCCAGCACCGCAGCAGTCGCTGGTCAGCTCGCACATGGCGCCCGTCGCCCCTGGCCGCCCGCTGGGAATGCCGCTGGAGCAGGAGAGACGAGACAGCCTTGCTGTCAGCCAGTTCTCCGTGGGTACTGGTGGAGGCGCTCTGCCCGCTCACGGGACTCCGCCGTCTGCTCACTGGTCGGCCCGCAATGCGGCGtcaccgccgcctccgcctcccccgccgccttcgcctgctggCGTCAGTTCGCTCGGCGCTCCCCCTTATGCATTGCCCTGCGGCGGGGCCGGCCccgggtcgcggcggccgtcgctcgcgtcttcgTGCGCGGACGCGTTCCCTcaggctccgccgccctcgggcggcagcttcgaggccgcgtctgcgccgcgaggccttgTTCCACGCCCCACCctccccgcgtcgccttgtCCGGCGCTGGGCGTGGGGTtcgacggcgccgagggccgCTTGCGtctgcacgccgcgccgtctctctcggaGGTCGCCGCTTCGGTGAAGAACTTCGCCATGAACAGCGCCGCATGGGCGCTCGTCCGCGAtgtggcgcatgcaggccaAGTCGCTTTGGGAAACGCGGTGGAGGCGTCGGGACTCTCCGGCGCAGTCGACCAAGTGGGCTGCGtagcgcgcgggcgcaggggggagcggcggaagagcgacggccgccagcgccagaTGTCGCTCGGATGCGTCGTCGACACTCGCAGGCCGGACGCGGCCGACGACGGCCTCCTggcggctggcgcaggccTCAACAGGGCGCAAAGCGAAGAGCGGAGCTCCTTCCTGCATAGGCCAGATCGCAGTCCGTGTGAACCCGAGGCAGCGGTCACgtgcgagcgcgcgcggacgtttacagccgcagaggacgcgcggccGAGCGCGCCTCACGCCGCGTCTCAAGATAAGGCCCAGATGCGAGGCACCACCACCACGTCGCCCTCGGGCGCAGAGCGGAAAAAACAGTGGATCGAGCGCAGACAACAGCtctgggcggcgccggcgagcgccaaGGCTTTAGCGGTACAGGCACGAGACCGTGAAGCCCCGAGCAGTATCGCCAGGGCCCTCCAGAAGGAGGATGCGGACACGGTGTCGacgacgcatgcgccttcgtctcctccgcgccgccctgagGTCCGACAGAGTCCCTCGCTGgtgctcgcgccgcgggaggctcattcggcgcggccgcgggcgtcgctgtcgcatGTTGGGCCGA GCCAAGGCGCGTCTTTTCGCTCTCTGGGCGACGCGAATCAACTGcgatctctctctctcgcggcgacgcccgcctcACGAGCCACGGCGGGGAGAGACGTCCGCACGGAGATCCGCAtgaagcgagaggagacgacgggaggcgcagcggtgCAGAAAACGCCCACGGACacggcgctcgaggcgctggaaaGACTCAAGGCCCTCCGAgagcaagaagaggagaTCGTCAAGATGCTGAATGAAcagagggagaagcaggcAGCGCGCCACAGACGTCAAGCGGAAATTGAGGGACTGTTGAAACAAGAGGAGACAAACAATATGCCACTGGGCCATGCGACTCACGCCCTTGACACGCTCGGAGCGACCGGGATAAAGGCACCCGGCCGACAAGTCGGTGCGACCCTCGGCGTGAGaggagaggcccgcggcagAACTGAAGGCGCGAGTAGCGGCTCTGCGGGAACTCGTGTCAACGACGCATATGTCGCCTTGCCCCAGTTGCCTCGGCAGGCGACAGACAGCGGCTCGGCGATGCGCGCAAGAGTCGCGGACGCGATCCCCGTTTCGCATCCGAAGCCGGAGACCCACAGCAGTGCCGGCGTCCGCACCCAGGATGTTTCCACGCGAATGAGCTGCACACAGGGCACTATGCAGACGAGCCTCACGGCGGCGGTTGCTTCGCCGGCCCCAGCCCCGCCACGCGGTCACGTTCCGAGCCCCTGTCCAGCGGGGGTTATTCGCTCGGGTTCTTTCtggtgcgccgcggcgggctctcCCACGCCAGCTCTGGCCGCCACGCCGCTGCATGCACTTCGACTCACATGTACAGATTCGACGCCAGCGGCGTACGGAGGCCTCGCGACCAcaagcgcggagaagaaggaccAGATGGTGACGCACGCTTCTGAGGCTCAGGCATTCTCCTCGGTCGAGGGCACCTACGGCGTCTTCTCGTCGCTCACGCACCATGGAGAAAGCGGCAGCCGACACTTTGCCACTCGGGGGGAGGGGCAACACGCAGATTCAAGACAGGCCACGCTAGCTCTGAGGACAAGCACGCTCAGACAGGACGGACAcctcgctgctggcgtctcCTCACGCGCCTCCGTGGCGATGCCGCACGCGACAGTGCATGCACCTCGCACCACGCCAACGCCGTGGGCGGGCATGCTCGCGCGCTCTGGCGGCGCCACCCAGTCGTTTCCGCAGCAACTGTGGGCGCCTCAACTTGGCACTCCCTTGCCTCGTATGCCTCCTCGGAGGATCTCTCAAGCCCCTGGGAGAGCTTCCCAGCTGCTTGCCGGCAGCTGTCAAGCGGGCCTGGTGGGGGacccctcctccgcctgcggcgcgaccggcgccAATCGCCAGGGCGCGCCCcttccgccgtctctcccgccttttgcggcagctgcagatcCGAGTGCactcgcgcgggcctccctcctcgcgacgcagccggcccctcgctctcaggcgcccgccgcggtcaCCGCAAAGAGcaccgcggctgcggcgccagcaggACGTCCGGAGACTGCAGGGGCaggcccctgcggcgcggtgCGGCCACCGTCCGTGGCTCCGGCCCGCTGTGTAAAGGGAcaagaagacgcgcacgcgcaagCGGGGGATGCATCGTCGAGCTCGCGCATGCTCACCTcgctgcgaagcgccgccgcggcgctcagcCCCACGCGGGGCGCCCAGGTGGCGTCTCAGGCGCGGCACGCTTCACTGGAGCAGGCCGatcgcagaggcggcggccggccgCAAGTCCCCCCCCCCATGCGCGCGGGCACTACGGATGCAGCGGCTGCCACCCGCCCTGCCTCCGCAGGGGCGCTCGTCTCGGGGGTTTCGCCAGTCGGTCTGGGCTCCGCGCATGCCGTCCAGCAGATGCATCCCGTGGCTTCTTCTCACGCACGCGCCATCCTCCTGGGCGCGTCCCTGGGGGGCGGgcctgaggcggcgcccaTGGGTGGTAGCTGGCTCGCGGGGGCTGgacccggcgccgcggttgcggctgcaggcgctgtgCCGCCGTTGTCGCGTGCGGCCGCtctgtcttcgtctctctctttccgcgcgcccgccctcgcggcagGTCTTTCGCCGCCGTTGGCAGGGGCAGGGCAGCGGGAaagggcgagccgcggcgcgtcgtggGAGccagacgcatgcgcgagcgAGGGTGAGAAGGAGaaccgcgcgcggcaggagcagaaagaggcgacgcgcctcgtgGCACCCGCCCTCTACCAGAGCGGCTGTCCACTGTATAAACCGGCTGCTTCGTTGAACCATGGCGCCCACGTGCTCGCCCAGGGCGCGGGGAAGGCGCCCCTCTATCAGCCTGCGTCCCTCGTGACGCTGGGGCTgtgcgaagacgccgcggcggggacgaaaggcgcagaggccaaAGGCGTGAGTGCCTCGCCGGCGAACCAGCGCTTGGAAAGACAGATCACGTTCTACTGA
- a CDS encoding universal stress family protein (encoded by transcript BESB_026220), translating to MHAVGMTRATVASVDGLPNSVSAYGSNSSSPPCPLCASPLTSCSAKLAAPQRSPARGLLPPRIVPTDFLLLPPPARCGASAGLRTGSAYSFQDQLESFSQDGGRERHCTCAVAGVSPTHEALRARADAADGQGDSSHHCSLCGGVPIGMARRHSSFFQESVSCLSASSRSVELLIWGVRKLIERDFPCLYSRHNVDASRSAEEQRLDRSVADSEHCCAVSQGSPAPLEAGELPSTTHQTPMQAAQGFPTGASAAFASPSFSPFPPCSDVFPVACAPMMGGCCCRGSVNSGIACEARQIVAVSIEGNRQRDRKVLKWVRNNVLKSGDVVVLVTAWERAEDPKFLKVPGMILSNNTDASSYNVSMVGKLNARLKHVAASLLSDCRVYPLVVPLARVNKASVGDLLCQCAAELQADVLVVGSHGHTSLRQVLFGSVSRHVRSHATCKVVIPRI from the exons ATGCATGCTGTAGGAATGACTCGGGCCACGGTCGCGTCTGTTGACGGCCTGCCCAACTCTGTCTCGGCGTACGGCTCCAACTCGTCATCGCCGCCGTGTCCGCtttgcgcgtcgccgctgacTTCTTGCTCTGCGAAACTGGCTGCGCCTcagcgctcgcccgcgcgcggcctcctgccTCCACGCATCGTCCCCACAGactttctgctgctgcctccgcccgccAGGTGCGGGGCGAGCGCCGGCTTGCGGACGGGCTCTGCGTACTCCTTCCAAGATCAGCTCGAGAGCTTCTCGCAGGATGGCGGTCGCGAGCGGCACTGCAcctgcgcggtcgcgggcgtGTCGCCCACCCACGAGGCACTGAGAGCCAGAgcggacgccgccgacggccaGGGCGACTCGTCGCACCACTGCTCCCTCTGCGGAGGTGTGCCGATCGGGATGGCGCGGAGACACTCCTCCTTCTTCCAAGAGTCCGTCAGCTGCCTGTCGGCCTCCAGCCGCAGCGTTGAGCTGCTCATCTGGGGCGTCCGCAAGCTTATCGAGCGGGACTTCCCCTGTCTGTACTCCCGACACAACGTGGACGCTTcacgcagcgcagaggagcaACGCCTGGATAGAAGTGTAGCAGAC TCTGAGCACTGCTGCGCAGTGTCGCAggggtcgcctgcgcctctggaGGCGGGCGAGTTGCCTTCGACGACGCACCAGACGCCGATGCAGGCCGCACAGGGCTTTCCTACCGGGGCGAGTGCGGCGTTTGCGTCGCCCAGCTTCTCCCCGTTCCCGCCATGCTCGGACGTCTTTCCAGTTGCGTGCGCGCCGATGAtgggcggctgctgctgccgcgggtCGGTCAACTCCGGcatcgcctgcgaggcgcgtcaGATTGTGGCCGTGTCGATTGAAGGCAATCGCCAGCGCGACCGCAAAGTCCTGAAGTGGGTGCGAAACAACGTGCTCAAGTCGGGCGACGTCGTCGTCCTTGTCACCGCGTGGGAGCGCGCAGAAGACCCCAAGTTCCTCAAGGTGCCTGGCATGATCCTGAGCAACAACACCGACGCCAGCAGCTATAACGTGAGCATGGTTGGAAAACTAAACGCCCGCCTGAAGCACGTCGCCGCTTCCCTCCTCTCGGACTGCCGCGTCTACCCGCTCGTCGTGCCCCTCG CTCGAGTTAACAAGGCGTCGGTGGGCGACCTGCTGTGTCagtgcgccgcggagctgcaggcggatGTGCTAGTCGTCGGCTCGCATGGGCACACGTCGCTGCGCCAGGTTCTCTTCGGCTCTGTTTCTCGGCACGTGCGATCTCACGCAACCTGTAAAGTCGTGATTCCGCGCATTTAG